GTCTTTGGCACGCGGATCCTCATTAATTGCCTCATTGCTCGCTCGTCAGCGTCCATGTCGATCACCCTCTTGTGAATCCTCATTTCCCAATGATCGAAAGTGTGGTAACCCTGACCGCTGGGGGCTTTACGCACAGTGACTAGCAGCCGCTTCGTGGGGAGTGGTATAGGTCCCCGCATTCGAACGCCGGTCTTCTTAGCGATATTCTTTATCTCCTCACAGACAGAGTTAAGGTCTTCGACAGAGGTACTGGAGAGTTTAATGCGTACGATGCGAGGCATCGCGTCTAACCTCGGCTTTACTGCACTTTGGCTGGAACTACGTCGATTACGACGC
This genomic stretch from Thermofilaceae archaeon harbors:
- the rpsJ gene encoding 30S ribosomal protein S10; this translates as MPRIVRIKLSSTSVEDLNSVCEEIKNIAKKTGVRMRGPIPLPTKRLLVTVRKAPSGQGYHTFDHWEMRIHKRVIDMDADERAMRQLMRIRVPKTVRVEIEIK